The Pueribacillus theae nucleotide sequence CAAAACGTACGTGAAGCAATGGAAGGATGGATTGAAACAAAGCTGGAACATGGCGATCCTATTCCAGAACCACGTGAGGATTACAGCGGAAAAATCAATCTTCGTATGCCAAAGTCTTTACATCGAAAACTTGCCATGTTAGCTGAAAATGAAGGTGTTAGCTTAAATCAGTATATGTTGTATAAACTTAGTCAATAATTAAAAGCCCTTACGTGGGCTTTTTTGTTTTGTCTTATTTTGTCGAAAAGAAAGTTGAAATAAAAAAGGATTTCTAAACTTTCTATAGAAAATGAACATACACAAATAGACAAAAAAGTTCAAAAAGAACCTCTTGTTAACCTTTAAGCTTATTGTAAGATTATTATAGGAGAAACAAAACCATGGATTGGAATAGCTTTTTCGACAACTTTTTTAAACACACACCCGGCTGGTTTTTTATAATTGCAGCAATCATTATCCTTATTGGTCTTACATTCATCACTGCTTTTATTTCACTTGGATTTAAAAGATATTCAGAGGCTCTAGGAAAAGAAAACAATCTCATAAAATTAAAAGACCAAGTCTATCAATTGAAATCGAAAAAAGAACACCATGAGAATGTTTCATCAAAACTCCTTACAGTGATCGAAAACTCGAGGCTTTTCATTAATTCAATAAATGATAACCGAGGCAATCATCTTGATTTCTCCTCAGTTATTCAAAGAATTATCGAAAGTTTAGCTGCGGATGTTAAAACCAAACCTGGAGAAAAACATAGAAGTGGGTTCTGGTTACCAGACGACAAAGATTGAATCAATTGCGGAACTATACGGTTCGATTATTGAAAACGTGTTGATTGAGCTCTCTATAAGTGATATCGCTTCGCAAGAGGTTGCATATACTGATAAGGAAAACGGAGAGGAGAATGATGATGTCTAATGCTAACTTGGAACTCAAGAAAGCTATTATTAACCGTGCTTATAGAAACCATACAATTACAAAAGAGCAGTACAATTTATTAATGAAAGAACTGTATTCGGAGGAAGAAAAAATCCGTCTTCAACAAACTTTGAAATCATTTAAAAAG carries:
- a CDS encoding type II toxin-antitoxin system HicB family antitoxin, whose amino-acid sequence is MELPYSIVLRKMNDESGQYYFADVLELDGCHSHGNTAEEAYQNVREAMEGWIETKLEHGDPIPEPREDYSGKINLRMPKSLHRKLAMLAENEGVSLNQYMLYKLSQ